In one Desulfallas thermosapovorans DSM 6562 genomic region, the following are encoded:
- a CDS encoding SLC13 family permease — protein MSNTTQATVSASVKAEQVNNLSGEWKRIAFATLGIGLFALFYFLPQLPPAIDPTGKVFELSREAQLAIGLFLLAGVWWVFEVIPIGVTSLTIGVMQAAFLIRPASEAFAVFMDPSVLFILGSLLLGVAFTKAGVTTRLAFKMLSVIGEDSRKILLGVFMVTMVLTLLMAHTAVAATMFPLMLVIMSMYGKEDQPSNFGKAMFIGMAYAAGAGSMITLLGAARGPVALGFFKEFTGIDVGFLQYSIAMAPFGIIMVLLTWFLLCFVFFKPEQNKIDGLKSKVEEVYSQMGPITGKEIFVIVLALSVVTVLATQQFIPAIADMSRSIPILVAAIIMFMTKLFTVEDLEKSVPWNIVLLFGGAMSIGTCLWVTGAAEWMAIHWLSMFQNANWLVFVVAIAFLVIIMTNFIMNVAAIAITMPVALVMAGYLGVNPYLILYACLAMAALPYLLLVGAAPNAIAYQSKQFTTGQFFMVGVPFTILALVMVAVFALVVWPLLGIPALVN, from the coding sequence ATGAGTAATACCACACAAGCAACCGTCAGCGCATCCGTGAAGGCCGAACAAGTTAATAATTTATCCGGCGAGTGGAAAAGAATAGCCTTTGCAACACTGGGTATCGGGCTGTTTGCACTATTTTACTTCCTGCCCCAGCTTCCTCCTGCTATAGATCCCACGGGTAAAGTATTCGAATTATCCCGGGAGGCCCAACTGGCCATCGGACTTTTCCTGCTGGCCGGGGTATGGTGGGTGTTCGAAGTGATACCCATCGGTGTAACCAGTCTTACCATCGGCGTTATGCAGGCCGCCTTTCTGATCCGCCCGGCTAGTGAAGCCTTTGCCGTGTTTATGGACCCCTCGGTGCTGTTCATTTTGGGTTCGCTGCTGCTGGGCGTGGCCTTTACCAAGGCGGGGGTAACAACCCGGCTGGCCTTCAAAATGCTGTCCGTGATCGGTGAAGATTCCCGTAAAATATTGTTGGGTGTGTTTATGGTGACCATGGTGTTGACGCTGTTGATGGCGCACACCGCAGTGGCCGCCACCATGTTTCCGCTGATGCTGGTCATTATGAGTATGTATGGTAAAGAGGATCAGCCCTCTAATTTTGGTAAAGCGATGTTTATCGGTATGGCCTACGCCGCCGGTGCGGGCAGTATGATTACGCTGCTGGGTGCCGCCCGCGGCCCGGTGGCCCTGGGATTTTTCAAGGAATTCACCGGTATTGACGTTGGCTTCCTGCAGTATTCCATAGCCATGGCACCCTTTGGTATCATTATGGTGTTGCTAACCTGGTTCTTGTTGTGCTTTGTGTTCTTCAAACCCGAACAAAATAAAATCGACGGTTTGAAATCGAAAGTGGAAGAAGTATATTCCCAAATGGGTCCCATTACTGGTAAAGAAATATTCGTCATCGTGCTGGCCCTGTCGGTAGTGACCGTGCTGGCAACCCAGCAGTTTATCCCGGCCATTGCAGATATGAGCAGGAGTATCCCCATATTGGTAGCGGCCATCATTATGTTTATGACTAAATTGTTTACCGTGGAGGATTTGGAAAAAAGCGTTCCCTGGAATATCGTGCTGCTGTTCGGCGGTGCCATGAGTATCGGAACCTGCCTGTGGGTGACCGGGGCCGCCGAGTGGATGGCCATCCACTGGCTCTCCATGTTCCAGAATGCCAACTGGCTGGTTTTTGTAGTGGCCATAGCCTTTTTGGTTATCATCATGACCAACTTTATTATGAACGTGGCGGCCATTGCCATTACCATGCCCGTGGCCCTGGTAATGGCCGGGTATTTGGGTGTTAACCCGTATCTGATTCTTTACGCCTGTCTGGCCATGGCGGCATTGCCCTATTTGCTGCTGGTGGGTGCAGCGCCCAATGCCATCGCTTATCAATCCAAGCAGTTTACCACCGGTCAATTCTTTATGGTGGGTGTTCCCTTCACCATCCTGGCTTTGGTGATGGTGGCGGTATTTGCCCTGGTGGTATGGCCCTTACTGGGCATTCCGGCCCTGGTTAATTAA
- a CDS encoding Tex family protein: protein MEKNTAPNDIINIVAGETGIPGHKVESTVRLLEEGNTVPFIARYRKEVTGELDEVQIRRIEELVKFHRHLQQRKEEVLRLIDEQGKLTGELRARIESAVKLTEVEDLYRPYRQKRKTRAGVARERGLAPLAEYLLSFPRAGNPEGEAAKYLSDAVPTAEEALQGALDIVAEQVADDPDVRGWVRDYTRRQGRLVTRARDDGAESVYRMYYDYQEPVSKVVPHRVLAINRGEREEFLKVAVQVDEDVVIDWLYRRFVKPGAVTTELVQRAVADAYKRLVAPAVERDIRNELTAEAESRAVQVFARNLRSLLMQPPVKDVVVLAIDPAYRTGCKWAVVDETGKLLDVGVVYPTPPQKNIAEAEAKLAGVVKRYGVQVIAIGNGTASRETEQFVADFIKKQKQPGLAYTIVSEAGASVYSASELAAREFPGLDVSARSAVSIARRLQDPLAELVKIEPRAVGVGQYQHDVAPKQLNESLAKVVESAVNYVGVDLNTASAALLGYVAGINAVVANNIVRYREQNGRFVNRRQLLKVPRLGPKTFEQCVGFLRISGGDNILDATPIHPESYPLTARLLNILGLKMTDVGRPVLRSKLAGLDVEAVADRLGAGVPTLRDIVESLLRPGRDPRDELPPPVFRFDVLSIEDLRAGMVLMGTVRNVVDFGAFVDIGVKNDGLVHISELAEGYVRHPLDVVSVGDVVTVRVLEVDAGRHRIALSMRV, encoded by the coding sequence ATGGAAAAAAACACAGCGCCAAACGATATTATAAACATAGTGGCCGGGGAAACCGGTATCCCCGGGCATAAAGTGGAAAGCACCGTCCGGCTGTTGGAGGAAGGGAATACCGTGCCCTTTATAGCCCGGTACCGCAAAGAAGTAACCGGCGAGTTGGACGAGGTGCAAATACGCCGCATCGAGGAGTTGGTTAAGTTTCACCGCCACCTGCAGCAGCGCAAGGAAGAGGTGCTCCGGCTCATTGATGAACAGGGTAAGCTGACCGGAGAACTCCGGGCGCGGATCGAAAGTGCTGTTAAACTCACCGAGGTGGAAGACCTTTACCGTCCTTACCGGCAGAAACGCAAAACCCGGGCCGGGGTGGCCCGGGAGCGGGGGTTGGCTCCGCTGGCTGAATATCTTCTATCCTTTCCCCGGGCCGGCAACCCGGAAGGTGAGGCTGCCAAATACTTATCTGATGCTGTGCCCACGGCCGAGGAGGCCTTGCAGGGGGCGCTGGATATAGTGGCTGAGCAGGTGGCCGATGACCCTGATGTGCGCGGCTGGGTGCGGGATTATACCCGCCGGCAGGGCCGGTTGGTGACCCGGGCCCGGGATGACGGAGCCGAATCGGTGTACCGGATGTATTATGATTACCAGGAGCCGGTGAGTAAAGTGGTGCCCCACCGGGTACTGGCCATCAACCGGGGTGAGCGGGAAGAGTTCCTTAAAGTAGCCGTACAAGTGGATGAGGATGTGGTAATTGACTGGCTGTATCGCCGTTTTGTCAAGCCGGGGGCGGTTACTACAGAACTGGTGCAAAGGGCGGTGGCGGATGCCTATAAAAGGCTGGTGGCACCCGCCGTGGAACGTGATATTCGCAATGAATTGACAGCGGAAGCCGAATCCCGGGCCGTGCAGGTCTTTGCCCGTAATTTGCGCAGCTTGCTGATGCAGCCCCCGGTTAAAGATGTGGTGGTACTGGCCATTGATCCCGCCTACCGGACCGGGTGCAAATGGGCTGTGGTGGATGAAACCGGCAAACTGTTGGATGTAGGCGTAGTTTATCCCACGCCGCCGCAAAAAAACATAGCCGAGGCCGAAGCTAAGCTCGCCGGGGTGGTAAAGCGGTACGGGGTGCAAGTGATTGCCATTGGCAATGGTACGGCCTCCCGGGAAACAGAGCAGTTTGTGGCCGATTTCATAAAAAAACAAAAGCAGCCCGGCCTGGCCTATACCATAGTGAGCGAGGCCGGGGCCAGTGTTTATTCGGCTTCAGAATTGGCCGCCAGGGAATTTCCCGGTCTGGACGTGTCCGCCCGCAGTGCTGTTTCCATCGCCCGGCGCCTGCAGGACCCGCTGGCCGAGCTGGTGAAAATTGAACCCCGGGCCGTTGGGGTGGGACAATACCAGCACGACGTGGCCCCAAAACAGCTTAACGAAAGCCTGGCCAAAGTGGTGGAGTCGGCCGTTAATTATGTGGGTGTCGATTTAAACACGGCATCGGCGGCGCTGCTTGGTTATGTCGCCGGTATCAACGCTGTGGTGGCCAATAATATCGTGCGCTACCGGGAGCAAAACGGCCGTTTTGTGAACCGCCGCCAGTTGCTCAAAGTGCCCCGTTTGGGACCCAAAACCTTCGAGCAATGTGTGGGATTTTTGCGTATTAGCGGCGGGGATAATATTCTTGATGCCACTCCCATTCACCCCGAATCTTACCCGCTGACTGCCCGGTTATTAAATATTTTAGGATTAAAAATGACGGATGTTGGCCGCCCGGTTCTGCGTTCTAAGCTGGCGGGACTGGATGTTGAAGCCGTGGCGGACCGGCTGGGTGCCGGTGTGCCCACCCTGCGGGATATTGTGGAAAGCCTGTTGCGCCCGGGTCGTGACCCCCGTGATGAATTGCCCCCGCCGGTGTTCCGGTTCGATGTGTTGAGCATAGAGGACCTCCGGGCGGGTATGGTATTGATGGGAACCGTGCGTAATGTGGTGGATTTTGGTGCCTTTGTGGACATTGGTGTTAAAAATGACGGCCTGGTGCATATATCCGAGTTGGCTGAAGGTTATGTCCGCCACCCGCTGGATGTGGTGTCGGTGGGAGATGTGGTTACCGTACGTGTTCTTGAGGTGGATGCCGGTCGTCACAGGATAGCCCTGTCCATGCGGGTGTAG
- a CDS encoding ferritin-like domain-containing protein, with product MPTPYPEVRVQRPNRYYAELLLEDYAGQVSEMTAINQYFHHHIVFEEKFSDLAELEECISIIEMWHLEMLGETIRLLGVDPQLRTLTNNKTTFWCGNYVYYGNSVCDRLAADIAAEKSAIEQYRKHQQLIRDPYIVEMLERFIMDEQHHLQLFTDAMNKYCK from the coding sequence TTGCCCACACCGTACCCGGAAGTCAGGGTTCAAAGGCCGAACCGCTATTATGCCGAGTTATTACTGGAGGATTATGCCGGCCAGGTCAGCGAAATGACCGCCATCAACCAGTACTTCCACCACCATATTGTATTTGAGGAGAAGTTCTCCGACCTGGCTGAACTGGAAGAGTGTATTTCCATAATTGAAATGTGGCACCTGGAAATGCTGGGTGAAACTATTCGCCTGCTGGGTGTGGACCCCCAGTTGCGCACCCTGACCAATAATAAGACAACTTTTTGGTGCGGTAATTATGTGTATTACGGCAACTCGGTTTGTGACCGGCTGGCCGCCGACATAGCTGCGGAAAAGTCGGCCATAGAACAATATCGCAAACACCAGCAATTAATCAGGGACCCTTATATCGTGGAAATGCTGGAAAGGTTTATTATGGATGAGCAGCATCACCTGCAGCTTTTTACCGACGCCATGAACAAGTACTGTAAATAA
- a CDS encoding MFS transporter, which translates to MKMNKRILALLGTGHAMTDISQGALPMMLAFLQPVFALSQLQVGMVMLAFNLSSSVIQPVFGILSDRFRAAWLIPLGCLLAGVGMALTGFSTNFPVLLAVSLASGLGVAAYHPEGSKYARLASGKRKATGMSIFSVGGNLGFAAGPVLATFFFALAGLRGSVGFLVLNGIMAGLLWLTLARITAAPGGTGVTSAGQIKPNAGPISPPARDIKSAGKGIPWYVLPVALLITVVVMRSFVHFGLVTFLPQYYVHYLQHSEQYAAAITSVFLFAGVFGTLVGGPAADRWGLKNIIVASMVALVPLLYLFVHLEGIWTTVIVALMGFAIISTFAVTVVLGQEMMPGNVGLASGLMLGFGIGMGGVGATLLGWVADRWGLPAVFETMIIFPVIGLVLALLLPGRKELAEKQQA; encoded by the coding sequence ATGAAAATGAACAAAAGAATACTGGCTTTACTGGGCACCGGCCATGCCATGACCGACATCAGCCAGGGCGCGCTACCCATGATGCTGGCTTTTTTGCAGCCCGTGTTTGCCCTTAGCCAACTGCAGGTAGGTATGGTGATGCTGGCTTTTAATTTAAGTTCTTCGGTGATACAGCCTGTTTTCGGTATCCTCAGTGACCGTTTCCGGGCGGCCTGGCTTATCCCCCTGGGCTGCCTGCTGGCCGGAGTTGGTATGGCATTGACCGGTTTTTCCACTAATTTTCCGGTATTGCTCGCGGTATCGCTGGCCAGCGGGCTGGGCGTGGCCGCTTACCACCCCGAAGGCTCCAAATATGCCCGCCTGGCTAGCGGAAAACGCAAAGCCACGGGTATGTCCATATTTTCAGTGGGGGGAAACCTGGGTTTTGCAGCCGGTCCCGTGCTGGCTACTTTTTTCTTCGCCCTGGCCGGTTTGCGCGGATCGGTGGGATTCCTGGTATTAAACGGCATTATGGCCGGGCTGCTCTGGCTTACCCTGGCCCGCATAACAGCCGCACCGGGGGGCACAGGGGTTACTAGCGCCGGGCAAATCAAGCCCAACGCCGGCCCAATATCGCCTCCCGCCCGGGACATAAAAAGTGCGGGCAAAGGGATACCCTGGTATGTGCTCCCGGTGGCGCTGCTGATAACAGTGGTCGTCATGCGTTCTTTTGTGCATTTTGGCCTGGTCACCTTTTTGCCCCAGTATTATGTGCATTACCTGCAGCACAGTGAACAGTATGCCGCCGCCATCACCTCGGTGTTCCTGTTTGCCGGTGTTTTCGGCACGCTGGTGGGCGGCCCGGCAGCCGACCGCTGGGGGCTGAAAAACATCATCGTGGCCTCCATGGTTGCACTGGTACCCCTGCTGTATTTGTTCGTGCACCTGGAGGGTATCTGGACCACGGTTATAGTGGCGCTGATGGGGTTTGCCATTATTTCCACCTTTGCCGTAACGGTGGTTTTGGGCCAGGAAATGATGCCCGGTAATGTGGGTTTAGCTTCGGGGCTGATGCTGGGGTTTGGTATCGGTATGGGCGGAGTGGGCGCCACCCTGTTGGGCTGGGTGGCCGACCGCTGGGGCTTGCCGGCGGTGTTTGAGACAATGATTATTTTCCCGGTGATCGGTCTTGTGCTGGCCCTGCTGCTGCCCGGCCGGAAGGAACTGGCCGAAAAGCAGCAGGCGTAA
- a CDS encoding hydantoinase/oxoprolinase family protein: MTKYKLAVDTGGTFTDFCLLGTGGEVFIAKEPSTPDDPSRAVLEGIKKITLQHGIDPGSIDLVLHGTTVATNAILEQRGAPTALVTTRGFKDIIFIGRQNRPHLYNFWTTKPAPLLPRHMVLEVNERILADGTVKTALTEGDINNLVEQVKQTGAQSVAVCLLHAYINPAHEQKLKKALLETLPHLSVTISSEILPECMEYERTSTTVINALVKPTIDRYVSRLAQNLRSTGIDGKLFIMQSNGGVITAHQARQQSARTVLSGPAGGVLAGVYLARQAGHNNLLTADMGGTSMDICLIHNQKPRFTTEGTIGGYPLRLPMLDIHTIGAGGGSIAWIDRGGALRVGPRSAGSLPGPACYNLGGNEPTVTDANMVLGRLAPGDFTGLDNVSVEPATRCISEKIAHPLKLSLEAAAEGIIKVVNAAMVRAMRVISVQRGYDPRDFTLVPFGGAGPLQAVELAREMGIPRVLVPPHPGVTSAWGMLSADVRHDYSVTHITDLTPAACGAINDAYAVLAQKARRDLAGEGFDNSQITLSRFMDLRYRGQSYELTLAVPANPLIAADLFAIGQRFHRRHLQHYGYCRENAPVEIVTLRLAATGALPKPLPQTRPAGDQPLVSGTRRVYLHGRYHDLPVYQRQSIGPGWCSEGPAIITQADTTTLVWPGNTVRCDRFGNLIIETGVC, from the coding sequence TTGACCAAATATAAACTGGCCGTGGATACCGGAGGCACCTTCACTGATTTTTGCCTGCTGGGTACCGGCGGCGAAGTTTTTATCGCCAAGGAACCGTCAACCCCCGACGACCCTTCCCGGGCTGTACTGGAAGGTATAAAAAAAATAACGCTGCAGCATGGTATTGACCCCGGGTCCATCGATTTAGTGCTGCACGGTACCACAGTGGCCACCAACGCTATCCTGGAGCAAAGGGGTGCCCCGACGGCACTGGTCACCACCCGCGGTTTCAAGGATATTATTTTTATCGGGCGGCAAAACCGGCCGCACCTGTATAACTTTTGGACCACAAAACCGGCTCCGCTGCTCCCCCGCCACATGGTTTTGGAGGTCAACGAGCGTATTCTAGCGGACGGTACCGTTAAAACCGCCCTTACAGAAGGGGATATAAACAACCTGGTGGAACAAGTGAAGCAAACAGGTGCCCAATCGGTGGCCGTGTGTCTTTTGCACGCCTATATCAACCCGGCCCATGAACAAAAACTAAAGAAAGCACTGCTGGAAACGCTGCCCCACCTGTCCGTAACGATTTCCTCCGAAATACTGCCCGAATGTATGGAATACGAGCGGACAAGCACCACCGTAATCAACGCGCTGGTCAAGCCAACCATTGACCGTTATGTCAGCCGTTTGGCCCAAAATTTACGTTCCACCGGTATCGATGGCAAATTATTTATCATGCAATCCAACGGCGGAGTGATCACCGCCCACCAGGCCCGGCAGCAAAGTGCCCGGACCGTGTTAAGCGGCCCAGCGGGCGGCGTGCTGGCCGGTGTTTACCTGGCCCGCCAGGCCGGGCATAATAACCTGCTGACCGCGGATATGGGCGGCACCAGCATGGACATCTGCCTCATCCACAACCAGAAACCCCGCTTCACCACCGAGGGCACCATCGGCGGGTACCCGCTGCGGCTGCCCATGCTGGACATCCATACCATCGGCGCCGGGGGAGGCAGCATTGCCTGGATTGACCGGGGCGGGGCGCTGCGGGTGGGTCCCCGAAGCGCCGGGTCGCTGCCCGGGCCGGCCTGCTACAACCTGGGGGGCAACGAGCCCACGGTAACAGACGCCAATATGGTACTGGGCCGGCTGGCACCGGGTGATTTCACCGGCCTGGATAATGTCAGCGTCGAGCCCGCCACCCGGTGCATCAGCGAAAAGATAGCCCACCCTTTGAAACTCTCCCTGGAGGCGGCCGCCGAGGGGATTATAAAAGTGGTGAACGCCGCCATGGTAAGGGCCATGCGGGTTATATCGGTACAAAGGGGCTATGACCCGCGGGATTTCACCCTGGTGCCCTTTGGCGGCGCGGGGCCGCTGCAGGCTGTGGAACTGGCCAGGGAGATGGGCATACCGCGGGTACTGGTGCCGCCCCACCCCGGAGTCACCTCGGCCTGGGGCATGCTCTCCGCCGACGTGCGCCACGATTATTCCGTCACCCATATCACGGATTTAACCCCCGCCGCCTGTGGTGCCATTAATGACGCCTATGCAGTGCTGGCCCAAAAAGCACGCCGGGATTTGGCCGGGGAAGGATTTGACAACTCCCAAATCACCCTGAGCAGGTTTATGGATCTGCGTTACCGGGGACAGTCCTATGAATTGACCCTGGCGGTTCCCGCCAATCCCCTTATCGCAGCCGACCTGTTTGCCATCGGACAGCGTTTTCACCGCCGGCACCTGCAGCATTACGGCTACTGCCGGGAAAATGCCCCGGTGGAAATTGTCACCTTGCGCCTGGCCGCCACCGGCGCGCTGCCCAAACCGCTGCCCCAAACCCGGCCGGCCGGCGACCAGCCGCTTGTTTCAGGCACCAGGCGGGTTTATTTGCATGGCCGGTACCATGACCTGCCGGTATACCAGAGACAATCAATCGGTCCCGGCTGGTGCAGTGAAGGGCCGGCGATAATCACCCAGGCCGACACCACCACCCTGGTCTGGCCGGGAAATACCGTTCGCTGTGACCGCTTCGGCAATCTAATCATTGAAACGGGGGTATGCTGA
- a CDS encoding hydantoinase B/oxoprolinase family protein — MAKNITTDPITLEVLRNALQSVAEEMGAILTRTALSPNIKDRRDCSTAIYTPRGSLVAQAEHIPLHLGLMPTVVKAVLKHFPAEKLAPGDAIIINDPYTSGSHLPDICIISPVFYGRRPIALVANLAHHVDVGGAAPGSMSTATTEIFQEGIRIPPVKISSKGHLNRDLLRVLAHNVRTSEEFYGDIQAQLSANQVGIQRLQELVRRTGMDTLAYYMDEIINYAERRIRAALEELPAGIYQFYDYLEGDGIDEELIKITTTVEIKDGTARVDFTGTGPQARGPVNATRGVTLACVYFAIKAVADPELPASEGIARAVEVITPPGTLVNPRFPAPVAHANINTAQRITDVVLGALAQAAPHRVTAAGTGSMSNFTIGGRDNRGRYYSYVETYGGGQGAKYNQDGLDGVHVNMTNTMNTPVEILELNYPLLVERYGLIPDSGGPGKFRGGTGLVREIKALEDATVSVSTERNIRRPWGLQGGAPGKSSRCYIKLPGGTRQEMPGKFTRSVPRDTAVILETAGGGGFGNPRDRSPEAVRQDVRSGLVSGEAARKQYGIELDEELN; from the coding sequence ATGGCCAAGAATATAACCACCGATCCCATAACCCTGGAGGTGCTGCGCAACGCACTACAGTCCGTGGCGGAGGAAATGGGCGCCATCCTCACCCGCACCGCCCTTTCACCTAATATTAAAGACCGGCGGGATTGTTCCACCGCCATATATACCCCCCGGGGCAGCCTAGTGGCCCAGGCGGAACATATCCCACTGCACCTGGGACTTATGCCTACCGTTGTCAAAGCGGTACTGAAGCATTTTCCTGCGGAGAAACTGGCCCCGGGGGACGCCATAATCATCAACGACCCCTATACCAGCGGCTCCCACTTGCCGGATATATGTATTATCTCACCCGTTTTTTACGGCCGGCGGCCCATAGCCCTGGTGGCCAACCTGGCCCATCACGTGGATGTGGGCGGTGCGGCACCGGGCAGCATGTCCACCGCCACCACGGAAATTTTCCAGGAGGGGATACGGATCCCCCCGGTAAAAATAAGCAGCAAAGGCCACCTCAACCGGGACCTGCTCCGGGTGCTGGCCCACAATGTACGCACCTCCGAAGAATTCTACGGCGACATCCAGGCCCAGCTTTCCGCCAATCAGGTGGGCATACAAAGACTGCAGGAGCTGGTGCGCAGGACAGGCATGGATACCCTGGCCTATTATATGGACGAAATAATCAATTATGCCGAGCGGAGAATTCGCGCGGCCTTGGAAGAGTTGCCAGCCGGTATTTACCAGTTTTATGATTACCTGGAAGGTGACGGTATTGACGAGGAATTGATTAAAATAACCACCACTGTGGAGATAAAGGACGGCACGGCGCGGGTTGATTTTACGGGGACAGGTCCCCAGGCCCGGGGACCTGTCAACGCCACCCGGGGCGTCACCCTGGCCTGTGTTTATTTCGCCATTAAAGCAGTGGCCGACCCCGAACTGCCCGCCAGCGAGGGCATCGCCCGGGCGGTGGAAGTAATCACCCCGCCGGGCACGCTGGTTAATCCCCGCTTCCCCGCCCCGGTGGCCCACGCCAACATCAATACCGCCCAGCGCATTACCGACGTGGTGCTGGGAGCCCTAGCCCAGGCCGCACCCCACCGGGTGACCGCGGCCGGGACGGGCAGCATGAGCAATTTTACCATCGGGGGCCGGGATAACCGCGGGCGTTATTATTCTTACGTGGAAACCTACGGCGGCGGCCAGGGAGCCAAATACAACCAGGACGGCCTGGATGGTGTGCATGTAAATATGACCAACACCATGAATACACCGGTGGAGATTTTAGAATTAAACTATCCCCTGCTGGTGGAAAGATACGGCCTAATACCCGATTCAGGGGGACCCGGTAAATTCAGGGGCGGCACCGGGCTGGTGCGGGAAATTAAGGCACTGGAAGACGCCACAGTGTCGGTGAGTACCGAGAGAAATATTCGCCGTCCCTGGGGACTGCAGGGAGGAGCTCCGGGTAAAAGCTCCCGGTGTTATATCAAGCTGCCGGGCGGCACCCGGCAAGAAATGCCCGGCAAATTTACCCGTTCGGTGCCCCGGGACACCGCCGTTATCCTGGAAACCGCCGGGGGCGGAGGTTTCGGCAATCCCCGGGATCGCTCCCCAGAGGCGGTGCGGCAAGATGTACGCAGCGGTTTGGTTTCCGGGGAAGCTGCGCGGAAGCAGTACGGCATTGAGCTGGATGAAGAACTGAATTAA
- a CDS encoding GntR family transcriptional regulator, producing MKDTSLTPVKLLPHPQTRDHVFQKLRRAIITGELKPGQRLVERTLAEQLGVSRTPVREAIRMLELEGLISHLPKLGAVVARVSDAEVLEIYRIRSVLEGLAAHMAAENITPADADKMMQALERIESAAQQRDLTRLEKEHRQFNDIIYRAAGSPRLYGMITTLVDHIQRHVHVGYNQPKRIEEATREHRRLAEAIKARNGPLAEQIAREHIDNSRKAYFFKSPPTGGTKPTP from the coding sequence TTGAAGGATACCAGCCTAACCCCGGTCAAACTGCTGCCCCATCCGCAGACGAGGGACCATGTTTTTCAAAAATTACGGCGCGCCATCATCACCGGGGAATTAAAACCCGGCCAGCGGTTAGTGGAACGTACCCTGGCGGAACAACTGGGGGTTAGCCGCACACCGGTCCGGGAGGCCATTCGCATGCTGGAATTGGAAGGGCTAATTTCCCATTTACCCAAACTGGGCGCGGTGGTGGCCCGGGTAAGCGATGCGGAGGTGTTGGAAATTTACCGCATCCGTTCGGTGCTGGAGGGTCTGGCGGCCCACATGGCCGCGGAAAACATTACCCCCGCTGACGCCGACAAAATGATGCAAGCGTTGGAACGGATTGAGAGCGCAGCGCAACAAAGGGATTTAACCAGGTTGGAAAAGGAACACCGTCAATTTAACGATATCATTTACCGGGCCGCCGGCAGCCCGCGCTTGTACGGCATGATCACCACGCTGGTGGACCATATCCAGCGGCATGTTCACGTGGGTTACAACCAACCCAAACGTATCGAAGAAGCCACCCGGGAACACCGCCGGCTGGCGGAAGCCATTAAAGCCCGCAATGGCCCCCTGGCGGAGCAGATTGCCCGGGAACATATCGATAACTCCAGGAAAGCATATTTTTTTAAAAGCCCGCCAACGGGCGGAACGAAACCAACTCCTTAA
- a CDS encoding sulfite exporter TauE/SafE family protein: MEIAIVLIAGIVSGFVNVVGGGGSLISLPVLIFLGLPSAVANGTNRVALMVQSLVAIGYFKNKGYFYPKLSVLLGIPALAGSIVGAKFAISLSDQMFNRVLAIVMLVVLVLIILRPEKMFLSQAKGEDLSKARLFIAALVFFGVGFYGGFIQAGIGFIIIAALALITGLSLVKINSLKVAVTLIYMSSSLLVFIISGKVDWILGFILAAGNALGAYLGGIFTVSGGDKWIRIFLVVTVSLMAAKLLGLHNLLL; encoded by the coding sequence ATGGAAATCGCCATTGTTCTCATCGCAGGTATTGTCTCGGGATTTGTCAACGTGGTGGGCGGCGGCGGATCCCTGATCAGCCTGCCGGTGTTAATTTTTTTAGGGTTACCATCGGCGGTGGCCAATGGCACCAACCGGGTGGCGCTGATGGTGCAAAGTTTGGTGGCCATTGGTTATTTTAAAAATAAAGGCTACTTTTACCCCAAATTAAGCGTGCTACTGGGCATCCCGGCGCTGGCTGGTTCCATTGTGGGAGCCAAGTTTGCCATCTCCTTGTCGGACCAAATGTTTAACCGTGTTCTGGCCATTGTTATGCTGGTGGTGCTGGTATTAATAATCCTGCGACCGGAAAAAATGTTTTTATCCCAGGCAAAGGGTGAGGATTTAAGTAAAGCACGTTTATTTATCGCCGCACTGGTATTTTTCGGAGTGGGCTTTTATGGCGGTTTTATCCAAGCCGGGATTGGTTTTATTATTATTGCAGCGCTGGCGTTAATCACAGGCCTGTCTCTGGTTAAAATCAATAGTTTAAAGGTGGCGGTAACACTGATTTACATGTCCAGCTCTCTGCTGGTGTTCATCATAAGTGGCAAGGTTGATTGGATACTGGGCTTTATCCTGGCCGCCGGCAATGCATTGGGCGCTTATCTGGGTGGCATATTCACGGTGTCCGGCGGTGACAAATGGATTCGCATCTTTTTGGTGGTTACAGTGTCCCTAATGGCTGCAAAACTGCTTGGTTTGCATAATTTGCTACTCTAA